A genomic region of Aspergillus oryzae RIB40 DNA, chromosome 1 contains the following coding sequences:
- a CDS encoding PE repeat family protein (predicted protein) produces the protein MGKPIQYTQLPKFEYQTFDRQYQTFDRHTLQFSFYPVASTSTDDLTPDNDQGNNPAEAGNAPEEGSSSSSTDTASSSEAAESSEATTPSPDPVESSGEPAAEPVEEKIEPAAEADDVTQTPKDESASDDKKDELPAEGSAQNAEAEQDATDASTPEQDDQEPKNDTGVSEDGPAAESDKPAPENGEAAEQVCEDAKAEEESATKEKDNLDDGSKETEIVEALPEEETSSPPTDAEATPQPADEPANPDETGNSSSDAPATDSNTEDHPSDPAPGTEASTEKAPTDEPTATETQEESTASANPDIDAEPNPADSTDKVESESAETPVDEAAADGEGKESPPAEHAEAVPAIEEPAPVDTNEGAASGKGKKGKKNKKKKKKGATAVEELPPTPPPEEPEQVQDPAVAEAEVESEVKETDTAAALSTDEINDNPAEDTAEPGSPPNEDQADAGADAASDDKNPEPTAAEPTSEEPVPEEPSVDKPSEESATLEDAEHVTDLSEEPPVELSPEEGAPETEGSPEAVSEEPPKEEPTEEIVPEGAEDSASAGEVTAEVSTTDEKSSEKEKPIGEPANTEAAEQTPADEGVDEAAEPAAEETPAEVLANNEEAGSDEHPTDAEASGETQVETPATTPEPQEDLVEEERAEEEGSEETSPVIDAPVEKSNDQEALLEEADASKEISAADAPEEMVSEEPTTAEEAQADDPSPTTESVAEEPAPAAEPPVAEEAPVTEEPAAAEEILVEEAPAAEELPVTDEAPAAEEAPTTEPAVTEEAPIEEAPAEKTPLAEEAPAAAEEAPEPPTTQEAPAAESAVTEEVHVEEAPVEESPVAEEPLVTKEVPSEEAPVVEESPVVEDEPVEETPIPEAAPVIEEAPAPEAAPIAKEAPAVEEPVPEEAPVTEEPVSAEEVAVEEAPAPSVSRGVTVDEALDVAEAPVEETPVEEAPAEETPAAVEPPVADDVPPAEAPVQPAPEDTPSEEPEQVEEPAADPHVIESAPADPIIIERAPASDDTPTEDTVTDEPAVGEVPLEEPDLEDSAAERELSEEATDPTSEYPDTVDSLKDDPSTTTEAAAGIAAGAAAAAAAAGLAHGHRKKKRRTADMDRERHSKRSSDDYPPRLERQKSTKHGGIFTNRWAEALDEAKRQHEKKIRSEERRKDKTVIVKREPGRSSGREKEHERVRRSERTERSAREKEPVPVKTRPKHSEHSSSSDRERSGSSSSRHAQSSTPKPRAFLKYMTSGESDTKPLLKINGDKAAANIYEPHRRSSTSRSHGHRHSHEGRGSTERSSGSHQTDEEDRARREARRARRKADEEEQAKQKEEPEQRHHRHSGEGHHRHHRHKRAPSPPRSGSSKLKGFFKSAIAAY, from the exons ATGGGGAAACCGATCCAGTATACACAGCTTCCCAAATTTGAGTACCAGACTTTCGATCGTCAATATCAGACCTTCGACCGTCATACTTTGCAATTTTCATTCTATCCTGTCGCTTCTACATCAACAGACGATCTGACACCTGACAATGATCAGGGCAACAACCCCGCTGAGGCAGGAAATGCTCCAGAAGAAGGATCAAGTAGTTCCTCGACTGACACTGCATCATCTTCTGAGGCTGCAG AATCGTCTGAAGCCACAACGCCGTCCCCCGATCCTGTAGAGAGCTCCGGTGAGCCTGCTGCTGAGCCAgtcgaagaaaagatagaGCCTGCTGCAGAAGCCGACGATGTGACGCAAACGCCCAAGGATGAGAGCGCTTCAGATGACAAGAAAGACGAGTTACCAGCCGAGGGCTCTGCTCAAAACGCAGAAGCGGAACAGGACGCCACAGATGCAAGCACCCCTGAGCAAGATGATCAAGAGCCGAAGAATG ATACCGGCGTCTCAGAAGATGGTCCCGCTGCCGAGTCAGATAAACCCGCACCTGAGAACGGAGAAGCTGCGGAACAAGTATGTGAAGATGCtaaggcagaagaagaatcgGCAAccaaagagaaggataacCTTGACGACGGCTCCAAAGAGACCGAGATAGTAGAGGCTCTTCCTGAAGAGGAAACGAGTAGCCCACCTACAGATGCTGAAGCTACTCCGCAGCCTGCAGATGAGCCCGCAAATCCCGATGAGACAGGCAACTCTTCATCCGATGCACCAGCAACAGATTCAAATACCGAAGATCACCCATCTGACCCTGCACCCGGAACCGAAGCATCGACCGAAAAGGCGCCAACAGATGAACCGACAGCTACAGAGACTCAAGAGGAAAGTACAGCTTCAGCCAACCCTGACATTGACGCCGAACCAAATCCAGCGGACTCTACTGATAAGGTAGAGTCGGAATCTGCGGAAACGCCAGTTGATGAAGCTGCCGCGGATGGGGAGGGTAAAGAGAGTCCCCCGGCAGAACATGCGGAAGCCGTACCCGCTATCGAAGAGCCTGCGCCTGTAGATACCAATGAAGGCGCAGCCTCaggcaaaggcaagaagggaaagaagaacaagaaaaagaagaagaagggcgctACCGCAGTGGAAGAGCTCCCCCCCACTCCCCCGCCTGAGGAACCGGAACAGGTCCAGGATCCTGCTGTCGCTGAAGCAGAAGTTGAATCTGAGGTCAAGGAAACAGACACAGCAGCAGCGCTAAGTACGGATGAGATAAATGACAACCCGGCAGAAGACACCGCTGAACCCGGCTCACCTCCCAATGAAGACCAAGCCGATGCTGGAGCAGATGCTGCTAGTGACGATAAGAACCCTGAACCTACGGCAGCGGAGCCCACTTCTGAAGAGCCCGTTCCCGAAGAACCTTCCGTTGATAAGCCTAGCGAGGAGTCTGCTAccctggaagatgccgagCATGTTACAGATTTATCTGAAGAACCTCCAGTCGAGCTAtctccagaagaaggagctccTGAAACAGAAGGATCCCCGGAGGCAGTATCTGAGGAACCGCCAAAAGAGGAGCCAACGGAAGAGATTGTACCTGAGGGGGCTGAGGACAGTGCTAGTGCTGGTGAAGTGACTGCAGAGGTCTCCACAACCGACGAAAAGTCTtctgaaaaagaaaagccgatCGGAGAGCCAGCCAACACGGAAGCCGCTGAGCAAACACCGGCTGATGAGGGAGTGGACGAGGCAGCAGAGCCCGCAGCTGAAGAAACTCCTGCAGAAGTTTTAGCCAACAATGAAGAAGCAGGAAGTGACGAACATCCCACCGATGCAGAAGCTTCCGGAGAAACACAAGTTGAGACACCAGCTACTACACCAGAGCCACAGGAAGATCtagtggaagaagaaagggcagaagaggagggcTCCGAGGAAACCTCCCCAGTTATTGACGCTCCTGTGGAGAAGTCCAACGATCAGGAAGCTTTGTTGGAGGAAGCGGATGCCTCCAAGGAAAtttctgctgcagatgcGCCGGAAGAAATGGTCTCAGAAGAGCCCACCACTGCGGAGGAGGCTCAGGCTGATGATCCTTCTCCTACCACTGAATCTGTTGCAGAAGAACCTGCTCCGGCGGCAGAGCCTCCTGttgccgaagaagctcctGTCACCGAGGaacctgctgctgctgaagagATTCTTGTCGAGGAAGCGCCTGCTGCCGAGGAACTGCCTGTCACTGACGAGGCTCCTGCTGCCGAAGAGGCTCCAACTACTGAACCTGCCGTCACTGAAGAGGCTCCCATCGAAGAAGCCCCTGCAGAAAAGACGCCCctcgcagaagaagcccCTGCTgctgccgaagaagctccCGAGCCACCCACTACTCAAGAAGCTCCCGCGGCTGAATCTGCTGTCACTGAAGAAGTTCACGTTGAGGAAGCACCTGTTGAAGAGTCACCTGTTGCTGAGGAGCCACTTGTAACTAAGGAAGTGCCTTCTGAAGAAGCCCctgttgttgaagaatctCCCgttgttgaggatgagcCTGTTGAGGAAACACCTATTCCCGAAGCAGCACCTGTTATTGAAGAAGCTCCTGCTCCCGAAGCAGCACCTATTGCTAAAGAAGCTCCTGCTGTTGAGGAACCTGTTcccgaagaagctccagTAACTGAAGAACCTGTTAGTGCCGAAGAAGtcgctgttgaagaagcgcccGCGCCATCTGTATCGAGAGGAGTCACCGTCGACGAAGCCCTAGATGTTGCAGAAGCCCCAGTGGAAGAGACCCCCGTTGAAGAGGCTCCCGCTGAAGAAACCCCTGCCGCTGTAGAGCCTCCTGTTGCCGATGACGTCCCTCCCGCTGAAGCTCCTGTGCAACCTGCTCCGGAAGACACTCCATCTGAAGAACCTGAGCAAGTTGAGGAACCTGCAGCGGACCCGCATGTCATTGAGTCAGCACCAGCTGATCCTATTATCATTGAACGCGCCCCCGCTAGCGATGATACACCTACTGAAGATACTGTCACCGACGAACCAGCTGTCGGTGAGGTACCTTTAGAAGAGCCAGACCTTGAAGATTCAGCCGCTGAAAGAGAGCTGTCCGAAGAGGCAACAGACCCTACAAGCGAATACCCAGATACCGTTGATTCCCTCAAAGATGACCCCTCGACCACGACCGAAGCTGCCGCTGGAATTGCAGCTGgagccgcagccgcagccgcagccgccgGTTTGGCTCATGgccacagaaagaaaaagcgacGAACGGCCGACATGGACCGTGAGCGTCACTCCAAGAGGTCCTCTGACGACTATCCACCTCGACTGGAACGACAGAAAAGTACTAAACATGGCGGTATCTTCACAAACCGATGGGCGGAAGCCTTGGATGAGGCGAAGCGGCAgcatgagaagaagatcagatcTGAGGAGAGACGGAAAGATAAGACGGTTATAGTGAAAAGGGAGCCAGGCCGTTCATCAGGACGCGAGAAAGAGCACGAGCGGGTAAGACGGTCCGAACGCACCGAGCGCTCtgcaagagaaaaagaacctGTGCCTGTCAAAACAAGACCCAAACACTCAGAACACTCTAGCAGCAGTGATCGCGAGCGAAGTGGaagctcttcctcaagaCACGCGCAGTCCTCAACGCCAAAGCCCAGAGCTTTTCTGAAGTACATGACATCAGGAGAGTCAGACACCAAACCCCTACTGAAGATCAACGGCGACAAAGCCGCCGCAAACATCTATGAGCCTCATAGGAGATCTTCTACGAGCCGTTCTCATGGCCATCGCCACTCTCACGAGGGACGAGGCTCCACTGAACGCTCCAGTGGGTCTCACCAgaccgacgaagaagatcgagCTCGACGTGAAGCTCGTAGAGCTCGCAGAAAAGccgatgaagaggagcaggcaaaacaaaaagaagagcctgaGCAACGTCATCACCGTCATAGCGGAGAAGgacatcatcgtcaccatcGACACAAACGTGCTCCGTCTCCTCCACGGAGCGGAAGTTCCAAACTAAAAGGCTTTTTCAAGTCTGCTATTGCTGCATACTGA
- a CDS encoding MFS transporter (synaptic vesicle transporter SVOP and related transporters (major facilitator superfamily)), producing the protein MEKEGTSAGMPPDYTRREHERHAMDPPQRSTTDTDSDLHSISHEDHPPQAFEGKDEECRPSYASDTSRDAAVVVPRPNRRGLFGQFTLLAEVENPKTYSRKKKWFVTFIVAWAGATAPMGSAILFPALSQVTKELNSTTTVANLNISLYMLSMSIFPLWWSSFSEKLGRRTIYLVSFCLFVIFNVLCAISKSMAMLIVMRMLSGGASASVQAVGAGTIADLWESQERGRAMGIFYLGPLCGPLVAPIVGGALAQRWKWRSTLWFLAAYGGITVAFIFFALPETLISAKSPSPNTSNEQQEPIGRRLSRVSSRQVVGLTTRWLKVLKMALVDPLKIVLYLRYPPVLLTVYYASITFGSLYVLNVSVEHTFGSDPYNFTTILVGLLYIPNSLGYVVASTFGGRWMDNIMQREARKAQRYDENGNLIYHPEDRMRENAWLGAFLYPAALIWYGWTADRGVFWLVPMIANFFFGIGSMLIFSMATTMLTEFMPKKASSGVALNNFMRNIFSCVGSLVTAPIIDAIGNGWLFTILGIVAFLSSSVLFAMKVFGPRWRKSMDALRH; encoded by the exons atggaaaaagaaggcacaTCTGCCGGGATGCCGCCAGATTATACCCGCAGAGAGCATGAGAGACACGCGATGGATCCACCACAAAGGAGCACCACCGATACCGATAGTGATCTCCATTCCATATCACATGAGGACCATCCACCTCAAGCatttgaaggaaaagatgaagaatgccGCCCTTCCTATGCCTCGGACACAAGCCGTGATGCTGCGGTTGTAGTGCCGCGACCGAATCGCAGAGGACTCTTTGGTCAGTTCACGCTGCTGGCGGAAGTTGAAAACCCGAAGACTTATTCTCGGAAGAAAAAATGGTTCGTCACTTTCATTGTTGCGTGGGCAGGAGCCACAGCCCCTATGGGAAGCGCAATACTCTTCC CTGCCCTCTCTCAGGTCACTAAAGAGTTAAACTCGACAACCACTGTGGCGAATCTCAATATATCGTTGTACATGCTTAGTATGTCAATCTTTCCATTATGGTGGTCATCTTTCAGTGAAAAGCTGGGGCGACGGACTATATACCTTGTATCCTTTTGCCTCTTCGTGATATTCAATGTTCTATGTGCTATTTCCAAGTCGATGGCCATGCTCATTGTCATGCGGATGCTCAGTGGTGGAGCTTCTGCTTCGGTCCAGGCGGTCGGAGCAGGGACAATTGCGGACCTATGGGAATCTCAAGAGAGAGGCCGTGCCATGGGGATATTCTACCTTGGACCATTATGCGGTCCGTTGGTGGCTCCTATTGTTGGAGGCGCTTTGGCTCAacggtggaagtggaggagtaCATTATGGTTTCTAGCAGCTTATGGAGGCATAACCGTCGCGTTCATATTCTTTGCCCTTCCAGAGACGTTGATCTCGGCGAAATCCCCTAGTCCCAATACAAGTAACGAGCAACAGGAACCGATTGGACGTCGGCTGAGCCGAGTCTCTTCCCGGCAGGTTGTGGGGTTAACCACAAGGTGGCTGAAGGTCCTCAAGATGGCTCTCGTCGATCCGCTGAAAATCGTGCTTTATCTTCGATATCCACCAGTCCTACTAACGGTATACTACGCAAGTATCACGTTCGGCTCTCTTTATGTGTTGAATGTCAGTGTTGAACACACTTTCGGGAGCGATCCATACAACTTCACTACGATCCTTGTCGGTCTGCTCTATATCCCAAATTCTTTGGGCTATGTTGTCGCCAGTACATTTGGAGGGCGATGGATGGACAATATCATGCAGCGAGAAGCTAGAAAGGCACAAAGAtatgatgagaatggcaatTTGATCTATCACCCCGAAGATCGCATGCGTGAGAATGCCTGGCTTGGTGCTTTTTTGTACCCTGCTGCGTTAATTTGGTATGGCTGGACCGCAGACCGGGGTGTATTCTGGCTTGTGCCG ATGATTGCaaatttcttctttggcataGGATCTATGCTTATCTTTAGCATGGCAACGACGATGTTGACGGAATTCATGCCCAAGAAGGCTTCCTCGGGAGTCGCACTGAATAACTTCATGAGGAATATCTTCTCCTGCGTTGGCTCTTTGGTCACAGCTCCTATTATCGACGCCATTGGTAACGGATGGCTGTTTACTATACTCGGGATTGTTGCGTTTCTAAGCAGCTCTGTCCTGTTTGCGATGAAGGTCTTCGGGCCTCGTTGGAGAAAGTCGATGGATGCACTCAGGCATTGA
- a CDS encoding uncharacterized protein (predicted protein) produces the protein MSPRFRLVFFVPPSAVSACKTAIFSAGAGRYPGQGNYTECCWTTAGTSQFRPGDAANPHIGKVGELETTEEIRVEALCAGEDIARKAVEALKKAHPYEQPSYGVYRMEDF, from the exons ATGTCTCCCCGATTCAGACTCGTATTCTTCGTGCCCCCCTCGGCCGTATCAGCCTGCAAGACGGCTATCTTTTCTGCAGGCGCGGGCCGTTACCCCGGCCAAGGGAACTACACGGAGTGCTGCTGGACCACTGCGGGAACCTCTCAATTCCGTCCTGGAGATGCAGCTAATCCGCACATCGGGAAGGTGGGCGAATTGGAGACAACGGAGGAGATCAGGGTAGAGGCATTGTGTGCTGGTGAGGATATTGCGAGAAAGGCTGTTGAGGCATTGAAGAA GGCTCATCCGTATGAGCAGCCTTCTTATGGTGTTTATAGGATGGAGGATTTTTGA
- a CDS encoding alpha,alpha-trehalase (neutral trehalase), translating to MSSSNGTHRRQESIDPFSHPDVYYGDEEANARIKDRRRAFSTNLNQFNRQDIQNFLGGIPARRGSHDEISAQPRKFLIDVEQTLESLLEREDTDRNMQITIEDVGPKVLSLGTAASSGYNKFDVRGTYMLSNLLQELTIAKDYGRKVIVLDEARLSENPVARLSRLIKNSFWNALTRRIDGSNIEVAGRDPKDWTDDPRPRIYIPPGAPEQVEYYRGIAEAHPELRLDVQVLDSEITPEFVKDLNSKPGLLALAMEKKYDETTQKTEYSGVPFVVPGGRFNELYGWDSYMESLGLLVSNRVDLAKSMVINFCFCIKHYGKILNANRSYYLLRSQPPFLTDMALRVYERIKGEPDALEFLRTSILAAIKEYYSVWTAEPRFDPVSGLSRYRPEGLGVPPETEPTHFLHLLTPYAEKHGMKFDDFVQAYNNGIVKEPELDEYFLHDRAVRESGHDTSYRLERVCANIATVDLNSLLYKYEVDIARIIRTYFKDRLEIPPEFRTEQSKDIASESSSVWDRRARRRKMRMDAYLWDEEKGMYFDYDTAKQERTSYESATTFWTMWAGLATPHQASELVSKALPKLEAYGGLLSGTEESRGIISLDRPNRQWDFPYGWAPQQMLAWTGLLRYGYQEEAERLAYKWLYMITKAFVDFNGVVVEKYDVTRPIDPHRVDAEYGNQGVDFKGAPREGFGWVNASFVYGLEILNAHQRRALGAITPYETYIKAVAIQNDSD from the exons ATGAGCTCGTCAAATGGGACCCACCGCAGACAGGAGTCCATAGACCCTTTTTCTCATCCCGACGTCTATTATGGTGACGAGGAAGCCAACGCGCGCATTAAGGATCGCAGACGTGCCTTCTCAACG AACCTGAACCAGTTCAATCGCCAGGATATCCAGAATTTCCTTGGTGGAATTccggcaagaagaggaagtcaCG ATGAGATTTCGGCTCAACCCCGCAAATTCCTTATCGATGTCGAACAAACACTGGAGAGCCTCCTAGAAAGAGAGGATACGGACAGGAACATGCAGATAACCATCGAGGATGTAGGACCCAAG GTGCTTTCCCTCGGGACCGCAGCTTCTTCCGGATACAATAAATTCGATGTGCGAGGAACGTACATGCTCTCCAACCTTCTGCAAGAACTTACCATCGCTAAGGACTATGGCCGGAAAGTCATTGTCCTTGATGAGGCTCGTCTGAGCGAGAACCCAGTCGCGCGTCTCTCCCGTCTCATTAAGAATTCTTTCTGGAACGCCCTGACTCGTCGGATCGATGGGTCCAATATTGAGGTAGCGGGCCGAGATCCCAAGGACTGGACAGACGACCCACGACCCCGTATTTACATCCCGCCGGGCGCTCCAGAGCAGGTGGAGTATTATAGAGGGATCGCTGAGGCGCACCCGGAACTCCGTCTGGATGTGCAGGTGCTGGACTCGGAGATCACTCCAGAGTTCGTGAAGGATCTCAACAGTAAACCCGGTCTTCTCgccttggcaatggagaagaagtacGATGAGACTACCCAGAAAACCGAATACTCCGGGGTGCCATTTGTGGTTCCCGGAGGACGGTTCAATGAATTGTATGGGTGGGACAGTTATATGGAGTCTCTGGGGCTGTTGGTCAGCAACAGAGTAGATTTAGCGAAGTCCATGGTGATCAACTTCTGTTTCTGTATTAAACACTATGGAAAGATCCTGAATGCCAACCGATCCTATTACCTGCTACGTTCCCAGCCGCCATTCTTGACTGATATGGCTCTGAGAGTGTATGAGCGGATTAAGGGCGAACCCGATGCTCTGGAGTTCCTGCGGACCTCGATACTCGCTGCGATCAAGGAATACTACAGTGTCTGGACCGCCGAGCCGCGGTTTGATCCAGTTTCTGGTCTGTCGCGGTATCGCCCTGAAGGGTTGGGCGTACCGCCAGAAACGGAACCAACGCATTTCCTCCATCTACTAACACCCTATGCTGAGAAGCATGGCATGAAATTTGATGACTTCGTTCAAGCATACAATAACGGCATCGTTAAGGAGCCGGAGCTTGACGAGTACTTTTTGCATGATAGGGCTGTCCGAGAATCTGGTCACGATACAAGCTACCGTTTGGAGAGAGTTTGTGCCAATATTGCTACGGTTGATTTGAACTCTCTCCTTTACAAATACGAGGTGGACATTGCTCGTATAATCCGGACTTATTTCAAGGACAGACTAGAGATCCCCCCTGAGTTCCGTACTGAACAGTCGAAGGATATTGCAAGCGAATCTTCATCTGTATGGGACCGCAGAgctagaagaagaaaaatgagaATGGATGCCTATTTGTGggacgaagaaaaggggaTGTACTTCGACTACGACACAGCTAAGCAAGAGCGAACCTCTTATGAGAGCGCCACAACCTTCTGGACAATGTGGGCAGGTCTCGCCACCCCTCACCAAGCGTCGGAGTTGGTCAGCAAGGCCCTACCAAAGCTTGAGGCCTACGGTGGTCTGCTTTCAGGTACTGAAGAATCGCGTGGTATTATCAGTTTAGACCGGCCGAACCGGCAGTGGGACTTTCCCTATGGATGGGCCCCGCAGCAGATGCTGGCATGGACGGGCCTGCTCCGCTACGGCTACCAGGAGGAAGCCGAGCGACTAGCATACAAGTGGCTATACATGATCACCAAAGCTTTTGTTGACTTCAACGGTGTTGTCGTCGAGAAGTATGACGTCACTCGACCTATTGACCCGCATCGGGTCGATGCTGAATATGGAAACCAAGGTGTAGATTTCAAGGGTGCACCTCGTGAAGG GTTCGGTTGGGTCAACGCCAGCTTTGTCTATGGGCTGGAGATACTTAACGCTCACCAGCGACGTGCCCTTGGAGCCATAACTCCATACGAGACCTACATCAAAGCTGTAGCAATCCAGAACGACAGTGACTAG
- a CDS encoding putative potassium uptake transporter (Trk-type K+ transport systems, membrane components): MGQFQASLAVRAFYAAQTMANNLGFTLTPDSMVSFQDATFPMLIMTFLAYAGNNLYPVFLRLIIWTTYRCTPKNSSLREPLDYLLKYPRRCYTLLFRSKPTWVLFGIIFVLNFVDVLLIVVLDLHNPAVNTLPGGPRVLAAIFQAASARHTGTSSFNLADVNPAVQFSLLVMMYISVFPIAISMRASNTYEERSLGLFSSDGEVVDESNTTNYVLSHVRNQLSFDLWYIFLGIFCICVAESNRIMNPSEPVRSS, from the exons ATGGGACAATTTCAAGCATCCTTGGCAGTGCG GGCGTTCTATGCGGCGCAAACGATGGCAAACAATCTGGGTTTCACCCTCACCCCAGACTCAATGGTTAGCTTCCAAGACGCAACTTTTCCCATGCTGATTATGACATTCTTGGCATATGCTGGGAACAATCTCTACCCCGTTTTTCTGCGTCTCATTATTTGGACTACATACAGATGTACTCCAAAGAACTCGTCACTTAGAGAGCCCCTGGATTACCTCTTGAAGTATCCTCGTCGGTGCTATACGCTGCTTTTCCGTAGCAAACCAACTTGGGTTCTCTTTGGGATTATCTTCGTCTTGAACTTCGTCGATGTTCTCTTGATCGTTGTGTTGGATCTGCATAACCCCGCTGTCAACACCCTGCCCGGGGGACCGCGGGTGCTGGCCGCCATCTTCCAGGCAGCATCAGCACGGCATACGGGGACGTCGAGTTTCAACCTCGCCGATGTAAACCCAGCCGTCCAATTCAGCCTACTAGTCATGATGTATATCTCTGTATTCCCTATCGCCATTAGTATGCGTGCGTCCAATACCTACGAAGAACGTTCACTTGGATTGTTTTCCAGTGACGGTGAGGTCGTCGACGAGAGCAACACTACGAATTACGTCCTGTCCCACGTGCGGAACCAACTCAGCTTCGATCTGTGGTACATTTTTCTTGGGATATTTTGTATCTGCGTTGCCGAATCAAACAGAATCATGAACCCTTCTGAGCCGGTGAGGTCGTCTTGA
- a CDS encoding short chain dehydrogenase/reductase family (dehydrogenases with different specificities (related to short-chain alcohol dehydrogenases)), giving the protein MDSQSLFDVKGKVVLVTGGAKGIGRMISEGYVANGATVYISSRDAKACEKAVNELNALGKGKAHAIPADFYKEEDVKKLAEELGKRESKLHVLVNNSGSNWGAPYDEYPSSAWTRVLTLNLHRVFDLTRLVTPLLEKAATSGDPARIINIGSIDGLRVPALETFAYSASKAGLHHLSRVLANHLGRRNITSNSLACGPFESKMMAATLETYREQIEGNIPLGRIGTPQDVAGACLFLSSRAGSYVNGATITLDGGSAIAAKL; this is encoded by the exons ATGGATTCCCAGAGCCTTTTCGACGTCAAG GGCAAAGTGGTGCTGGTCACCGGTGGAGCCAAGGGAATTGGTCGCATGATCTCTGAAGGATACGTAGCGAACGGTGCCACTGTTTACATCTCGTCTCGTGATGCCAAGGCCTGTGAGAAAGCCGTAAACGAGCTCAATGCGCtcggcaaaggaaaggctcACGCCATCCCCGCCGATTTTTAcaaagaggaggatgttAAGAAATTAGCTGAGGAGCTTGGAAAGCGTGAGAGCA AGCTGCATGTTCTTGTGAACAACTCCGGATCGAACTGGGGTGCTCCTTACGATGAATATCCTTCCTCTGCTTGGACTAGGGTTCTCACTCTGAACCTCCACCGAGTCTTCGATCTGACGAGGCTTGTTACCCCCctgctggagaaggcagctACTTCGGGCGACCCAGCccgcatcatcaacatcggtAGCATCGATGGTCTTCGAGTCCCAGCACTTGAGACGTTTGCTTATAGTGCTAGTAAGGCCGGCTTGCATCATTTGAGCCGAGTCCTTGCAAACCACCTTGGTAGAAGAAACATCAC ATCAAATTCACTGGCTTGCGGGCCCTTTGAGAGTAAGATGATGGCTGCTACCCTTGAAACATATCGGGAGCAGATCGAAGGAAATATCCCACTGGGCCGTATTGGTACCCCCCAAGATGTGGCCGGTGCTTGCTTATTCCTGAGCAGTCGCGCTGGCTCGTATGTGAATGGAGCCACTATCACACTGGATGGTGGTAGCGCTATTGCTGCCAAGCTGTAA